A region of Asticcacaulis excentricus DNA encodes the following proteins:
- a CDS encoding HK97 family phage prohead protease, translating to MVPIEGYASRFFERDLNDDVVVPGAFRDSLIRSGPEGVRMLYQHTVRTPIGVWDEVYEDETGLFVRGRIIPVTPEARMAASVAEAGLIDGLSIGFEAQKTRPDATGRLRVLSAVSLWEVSLVTFPMLPSARFRVAQTSSRLP from the coding sequence ATGGTGCCCATCGAAGGCTATGCCTCGCGCTTTTTTGAGCGCGATCTCAATGACGATGTGGTGGTGCCAGGCGCCTTTCGCGACAGCCTGATCCGTTCCGGGCCCGAAGGGGTGCGGATGCTCTATCAACACACTGTCCGCACCCCCATAGGCGTGTGGGACGAGGTGTATGAGGATGAGACCGGCCTGTTCGTCCGGGGACGGATCATTCCTGTCACACCCGAAGCCCGCATGGCGGCCAGTGTCGCCGAAGCGGGCCTGATCGACGGGCTCAGTATCGGTTTTGAGGCGCAAAAGACGCGCCCCGACGCCACGGGCCGCCTGCGGGTCTTAAGCGCCGTATCTCTGTGGGAGGTGTCGCTGGTGACCTTCCCCATGCTGCCCAGCGCGCGGTTCCGCGTGGCGCAAACCTCTTCGCGTCTCCCCTGA